A genome region from Microbacterium sp. CGR2 includes the following:
- a CDS encoding glycoside hydrolase family 43 protein: MTQHPIIPGYHPDPSICRVGEDYYLANSSFEYSPGVPIFRSRDLLSWTQIGNILERPEHLDVRTGLGGASGGIYAPTLRHHDGRFWMITTNIHEVARGHILVHAENPAGPWSEPVYVAGLIGIDPDIAWDDEGTCLVTWSDVMRGGISQAAVDPLTGDVLSEPRSLWAGTGGAHAEGPHLVRRGEWWYLLVAEGGTGPGHMVTIARSANVDGPFEPAPTNPILTHRSTSAAVQSTGHSDLVELADGSWALVFLATRPRGTFPRWHTNGRETFLAGVDWVDGWPVIDESRYDVPTPSTGFVDDFTDAALHPRWIAPGAAPSSFTHTGAEGLRLDRGRDLQTPTAERLLAVRAEDELWTARLDAAGDVAFSVRIDDAHQVLIERVGAEVRARVVIGPLDQIVRHADAPADAVLEIRATEFEAERGARRGPDVLRVGVVTGAEFLELAAVDGRYLSTEVAGGFTGRVIGVEALADDVVVRRFEYESTGAQG; encoded by the coding sequence GTGACTCAGCATCCGATCATCCCCGGCTACCACCCCGACCCCTCGATCTGCCGCGTGGGTGAGGACTACTACCTCGCGAACTCGAGCTTCGAGTACTCGCCGGGTGTGCCGATCTTCCGCTCCCGTGACCTGCTGTCGTGGACCCAGATCGGCAACATCCTCGAGCGCCCAGAGCATCTCGACGTGCGCACCGGCCTCGGTGGGGCGAGCGGCGGGATCTACGCGCCGACGCTGCGTCATCACGACGGTCGGTTCTGGATGATCACGACGAACATCCACGAAGTCGCACGGGGCCACATCCTCGTGCACGCGGAGAACCCCGCCGGTCCGTGGAGCGAACCCGTGTATGTGGCAGGGCTCATCGGCATCGACCCCGACATCGCCTGGGACGACGAAGGCACCTGCCTGGTCACCTGGAGTGACGTGATGCGCGGTGGCATCTCGCAGGCCGCCGTCGATCCGCTGACCGGCGACGTGCTCTCGGAGCCGCGCTCGCTGTGGGCGGGAACCGGCGGAGCGCATGCCGAGGGGCCGCACTTGGTCCGCCGAGGGGAGTGGTGGTACCTGCTCGTCGCCGAGGGCGGCACCGGACCTGGGCACATGGTCACGATCGCTCGTTCGGCGAATGTCGACGGCCCGTTCGAGCCTGCACCGACGAATCCGATCCTCACCCACCGCAGCACGAGCGCGGCGGTGCAGTCGACCGGGCATTCCGACCTCGTCGAACTCGCCGACGGATCGTGGGCGCTCGTGTTTCTCGCGACGAGGCCCCGGGGAACGTTCCCCCGCTGGCACACGAACGGCCGCGAGACCTTTCTCGCCGGGGTGGACTGGGTGGACGGCTGGCCCGTCATCGACGAGTCTCGCTACGACGTTCCCACCCCGTCCACCGGGTTCGTCGACGACTTCACGGATGCCGCACTGCATCCGCGCTGGATCGCTCCGGGCGCAGCTCCCTCGTCGTTCACGCACACGGGCGCCGAGGGCCTGCGCCTCGACCGAGGTCGAGATCTGCAGACCCCGACCGCCGAGCGGCTGCTCGCCGTCCGCGCCGAGGACGAACTCTGGACGGCGCGGCTAGACGCGGCGGGCGACGTCGCGTTCTCCGTGCGCATCGATGACGCCCACCAGGTGCTCATCGAGAGGGTCGGGGCGGAGGTACGTGCGCGGGTCGTGATCGGCCCGCTCGACCAGATCGTCAGGCACGCGGATGCTCCTGCGGATGCTGTGCTCGAGATCAGGGCCACGGAGTTCGAGGCCGAACGCGGTGCGCGCCGAGGACCCGACGTGCTGCGTGTGGGTGTCGTCACCGGGGCGGAGTTCCTCGAGCTCGCTGCCGTGGACGGGCGCTACCTGTCGACCGAGGTCGCCGGCGGATTCACCGGACGAGTCATCGGGGTCGAGGCTCTGGCAGACGACGTCGTGGTCCGCCGGTTCGAGTACGAGTCGACCGGCGCCCAGGGCTGA
- a CDS encoding MFS transporter, with the protein MTVDVDDPQGESSAEAAGRVPEGNLALPQPPAVNPSEPSGGNTAGDVPVWSLVLLIAATFGAGMAMIVPMAYSLAVRLDQLAPGRTDALGLVLAVGSAATLVLAPLTGILSDRLRSRWGRRRPFTVLGLLIGGASVPVMAFAPDLTALTVGWSLSTIGWGTTAASLGNWQADRLPPRQRGRVSGLTGVTMQVAPVVGIILVGLFRDDVLVVFALPAVIGAVLVVVFLVVVPDRDSRGMVFERRLTLGGLVRSYGFNPRTAPDFAWNWLGRFIFFSGLTLTTSFPVFFVAQRLELRVPDVAEVLAIVSASSIVTAMLGSLGGGWLSDRVGRRKPFILAGAALFAAGCSVSAFAHDLPTLMVGTLLNSLGIATFSAVGQALLLDVLPDREREAGRYTAIALFAQKIPGVFAPVLGGAVLAIGAGAENFIALYLLAAALAFAGGLLITLSVRSVR; encoded by the coding sequence ATGACCGTCGACGTCGACGATCCCCAGGGCGAGAGCTCTGCGGAGGCTGCGGGGCGCGTTCCTGAGGGCAACCTCGCGCTCCCGCAGCCGCCGGCCGTGAATCCGTCGGAACCATCCGGCGGAAACACGGCGGGCGATGTCCCGGTCTGGTCCCTCGTGCTGCTGATCGCAGCGACGTTCGGCGCCGGCATGGCGATGATCGTGCCGATGGCGTACTCGCTCGCGGTGCGGCTCGACCAGCTCGCTCCCGGTCGCACCGATGCGCTCGGTCTGGTGCTGGCCGTCGGCTCGGCGGCCACGCTCGTGCTCGCGCCGCTCACCGGCATCCTCAGCGATCGTCTGCGGAGTCGCTGGGGGCGCCGCCGCCCGTTCACGGTGCTCGGTCTGCTGATCGGTGGCGCATCGGTGCCGGTCATGGCGTTCGCCCCGGACCTCACCGCTCTCACGGTGGGATGGTCGCTTTCGACGATCGGATGGGGCACGACCGCGGCCTCGCTCGGAAACTGGCAGGCCGATCGCCTGCCGCCGCGACAGCGGGGGCGGGTGTCCGGCCTCACCGGAGTCACGATGCAGGTCGCGCCGGTCGTGGGCATCATCCTGGTCGGCCTCTTCCGCGACGACGTGCTCGTCGTGTTCGCCCTCCCCGCGGTGATCGGTGCCGTGCTGGTGGTCGTGTTCCTCGTGGTCGTGCCTGATCGCGACAGCCGCGGCATGGTGTTCGAGCGCCGGCTCACGCTCGGGGGGCTGGTGCGCAGCTACGGGTTCAACCCGCGCACGGCGCCCGACTTCGCCTGGAACTGGCTCGGCCGCTTCATCTTCTTCTCGGGGCTCACTCTCACGACGAGCTTCCCCGTCTTCTTCGTGGCGCAGCGACTGGAGCTGCGGGTGCCCGATGTGGCCGAAGTGCTCGCGATCGTCTCGGCATCGAGCATCGTGACCGCCATGCTCGGTTCGCTCGGAGGTGGGTGGCTGAGCGATCGGGTGGGCAGGCGCAAGCCGTTCATCCTCGCGGGGGCTGCGCTTTTCGCGGCAGGATGCAGCGTCTCGGCGTTCGCCCACGATCTGCCGACGCTCATGGTCGGCACCCTGCTGAACTCGCTCGGCATCGCCACCTTCTCGGCCGTCGGCCAGGCGCTGCTGCTCGACGTCCTCCCCGATCGAGAGCGCGAGGCGGGCCGCTACACGGCCATCGCGCTCTTCGCCCAGAAGATCCCCGGCGTCTTCGCTCCGGTCCTGGGCGGCGCGGTACTGGCGATCGGAGCCGGTGCAGAGAACTTCATCGCGCTCTACCTTCTCGCCGCCGCGCTCGCCTTCGCGGGCGGCCTTCTCATCACCCTCTCGGTGCGCAGCGTCCGCTGA
- a CDS encoding ATP-binding cassette domain-containing protein, which produces MSLLEVDELRVSFPGRGWRAKPVEVLHGVSLTVAPGETLGLVGESGSGKTTIGRAVLGLVNPSGGDIRFDGTSIAGVSAGERRRLARDIQVVFQDPYTSLNPSMTIGDILAEPLIIQGATSKDARSRVKTLLDQVGLPTDSVERLPREFSGGQRQRVAIARALAPEPRLIVCDEPVSALDLSTQARVLDLFVEIQRATGVAYLFVSHDLSVVRHISHRVAVLYRGDLVETGSAAHVTSTPDHPYTQKLLLAAPVADPLRQRERREARRRIMEAS; this is translated from the coding sequence ATGAGTCTTCTCGAGGTCGATGAGCTTCGCGTCTCCTTTCCCGGGCGCGGATGGCGTGCGAAGCCCGTCGAGGTCCTGCACGGCGTCTCGCTGACTGTCGCACCGGGGGAGACCCTGGGCCTCGTCGGCGAGTCCGGATCGGGGAAGACGACGATCGGACGCGCCGTGCTCGGACTCGTGAACCCGTCGGGAGGAGACATCCGCTTCGACGGGACGTCGATCGCAGGAGTCTCCGCCGGCGAGCGTCGCAGGCTCGCAAGAGACATTCAGGTCGTGTTCCAGGATCCGTACACCTCGCTCAATCCGTCGATGACGATCGGCGACATCCTCGCGGAGCCGCTGATCATCCAGGGTGCGACGTCGAAGGACGCACGGTCACGCGTCAAGACGCTGCTCGATCAGGTGGGCCTGCCGACAGACTCGGTCGAGCGTCTGCCCCGGGAGTTCTCAGGTGGCCAGCGCCAGCGTGTGGCCATCGCGCGGGCACTCGCCCCCGAGCCGCGACTGATCGTCTGCGATGAGCCAGTGTCGGCGCTCGACCTCTCGACGCAGGCCCGCGTGCTCGACCTGTTCGTCGAGATCCAGCGGGCGACCGGCGTGGCGTACCTCTTCGTGTCGCACGATCTCTCAGTCGTCCGTCACATCAGCCACCGCGTGGCGGTGCTCTATCGCGGCGACCTCGTCGAGACCGGGTCGGCCGCGCACGTGACCTCGACCCCCGATCACCCCTACACGCAGAAGCTCCTGCTGGCTGCGCCGGTCGCGGATCCGCTCCGACAGAGGGAACGCCGCGAAGCGCGCCGACGAATCATGGAGGCATCGTGA
- a CDS encoding family 1 glycosylhydrolase, with the protein MTNFPTGFLWGAATAGHQIEGNNVNSDWWERELTMPGMEPSGDAVDSYHRFREDIDLLADAGLTTYRFSLEWSRIEPIEGQFSRASLAHYRRVIEHCFSRGVVPFVTLQHFTTPRWFANDGGWTSPKAKERFLSFVTEATTILDGVEWVATMNEPNMQAAIMTAMLRMAETQGGQWQSPTVEADTERDGGEEKSLEKKQHGAFLQDADPEIGRAFVDIHHAAREIVRARTNAKVGWTIAAGALTAAPGGEEKLKQIRYGKEDVYWEGARGDDFVGVQAYSSQEVDANGLIPHPPHPDNTLVGTAFRPDSLAMAVRHAWEVSEGVTVIVTENGIATADDTQRIRYTDAALRGLADTIEEGIDVRGYLHWTLLDNFEWGHWAPTFGLIAVDRETFVRTPKPSLGWLGKVSKRNGLA; encoded by the coding sequence ATGACGAACTTCCCCACCGGCTTCCTCTGGGGTGCCGCCACCGCCGGACACCAGATCGAAGGCAACAACGTCAACAGCGACTGGTGGGAGCGCGAGCTCACCATGCCCGGCATGGAGCCGTCGGGCGACGCCGTCGACAGCTACCACCGCTTCCGCGAAGACATCGATCTTCTCGCCGACGCGGGGCTGACGACCTACCGATTCAGCCTCGAGTGGTCGCGAATCGAGCCGATCGAAGGTCAGTTCTCGCGGGCGTCCCTCGCCCACTACCGCCGTGTGATCGAGCACTGCTTCTCGCGAGGAGTGGTTCCCTTCGTCACTCTGCAGCACTTCACGACGCCGCGCTGGTTCGCGAACGACGGCGGCTGGACGTCGCCGAAGGCCAAAGAGCGCTTCCTCAGCTTCGTGACCGAGGCCACGACGATCCTCGACGGGGTCGAGTGGGTCGCGACCATGAACGAGCCGAACATGCAGGCGGCCATCATGACGGCGATGCTCCGCATGGCCGAGACGCAGGGCGGTCAGTGGCAGAGCCCGACGGTCGAGGCCGACACCGAGCGCGACGGCGGCGAGGAGAAGAGCCTCGAGAAGAAGCAGCACGGCGCTTTCCTTCAGGACGCCGACCCTGAGATCGGCCGTGCGTTCGTCGACATCCACCACGCCGCCCGCGAGATCGTGCGTGCTCGCACGAACGCCAAGGTCGGCTGGACGATCGCTGCGGGGGCGCTCACCGCGGCGCCCGGCGGTGAGGAGAAGCTGAAGCAGATCCGCTACGGCAAGGAAGACGTCTACTGGGAGGGCGCACGCGGCGACGACTTCGTCGGCGTGCAGGCGTACTCGAGCCAGGAGGTGGACGCGAACGGACTCATTCCGCACCCGCCGCACCCCGACAACACGCTGGTCGGCACCGCGTTCCGCCCCGACTCGCTCGCCATGGCCGTTCGTCACGCGTGGGAGGTGTCGGAGGGGGTGACCGTGATCGTCACCGAGAACGGCATCGCCACGGCTGACGACACCCAGCGGATCCGATACACGGATGCGGCATTGCGCGGTCTCGCCGACACGATCGAGGAGGGCATCGACGTGCGCGGCTACCTGCACTGGACGCTGCTCGACAACTTCGAGTGGGGCCACTGGGCGCCCACCTTCGGGCTGATCGCCGTCGACCGCGAGACGTTCGTGCGCACGCCGAAGCCCAGCCTCGGCTGGCTCGGTAAGGTGTCGAAGCGCAACGGTCTGGCCTGA
- a CDS encoding TetR/AcrR family transcriptional regulator, whose translation MAQYAKTAGVRRGILEACLTIFGESGFHGASMAEIARRAGISHTGLLHHFPRKEDLLMAVLAMQDEHSADYLARNSTLDPDADPLDILRGMASTLIEREQRIGLMELSAVLTGEATAPGHPAHDYFATRYRNIRSFMTRLFTRLDDAGRLSTDLPAAQLAALMIAVTDGLRTEWLFDRTAIDVDACVTGLMAAFIPELKVPAQE comes from the coding sequence ATGGCCCAGTACGCCAAGACTGCGGGGGTCCGCCGCGGAATCCTCGAAGCGTGTCTGACGATCTTCGGCGAATCGGGGTTCCACGGCGCATCGATGGCCGAGATCGCTCGCCGCGCCGGCATCAGTCACACGGGCTTGCTGCACCACTTCCCCCGCAAGGAGGACCTCCTGATGGCGGTGCTCGCGATGCAGGACGAACACAGCGCCGACTACCTCGCTCGCAATTCCACCCTCGACCCTGACGCCGACCCGCTGGACATCCTGCGGGGCATGGCGAGCACCCTCATCGAGCGCGAGCAGCGCATCGGTCTCATGGAATTGAGCGCCGTGCTGACGGGCGAGGCGACGGCGCCCGGCCACCCCGCGCACGACTACTTCGCGACGCGGTATCGCAACATCCGCTCGTTCATGACCCGCCTGTTCACCCGTCTCGATGATGCGGGCCGCCTGTCGACGGATCTCCCCGCCGCCCAGCTCGCCGCTCTCATGATCGCCGTGACGGACGGACTCCGCACCGAGTGGCTGTTCGACCGGACCGCCATCGACGTGGACGCGTGCGTGACCGGGCTGATGGCCGCGTTCATCCCCGAGCTCAAGGTGCCCGCCCAGGAGTGA
- a CDS encoding ABC transporter substrate-binding protein: MWNTRKHRRRVALPAALLVTALVATGCAAGSDPEPEGTSSAVEEKDLALAAVSAPNSLDPAQLVDGQQMFVWSSVLDTLLRKDPENGELLPGAAEKWEYNEDGTQLTLTLREGMTFSSGDLVDAEAVSATLLRSKATPGAVQSRLAAMTDAVAEDEKTVVISFSAFDPQFLDNLAQGPGAIGDPATMDEERTATDPIGSGPFTLDVEKTVPGSSYVLVKRDDYWDAENVPFKTLTVKVLQDPTASLNALQAGELNAATVQSQVVSQLDANKFTITVNDAVAVGYLNILDRAGEKFPALGDVKVRQAINMAIDREGVLKGIFSGVGIATTQLVSPFGEIYDAKLNDKYEYDPEKGKELVEEAGYAGESFQIPSTFLSTTIEPVLTQAFADIGLTLEWVTVPPQQAQAAARSGDYGLYYQILGFNSDSADLATTFGAAGFGNPTGYTDPTLDEYFDEINNTVEFADALPVYKELNEYVVDEALVAPIAYIGATWATADGISYVGKANTLSTIRQFDVTE, from the coding sequence ATGTGGAATACCCGTAAGCACCGTCGCCGCGTGGCATTGCCCGCTGCGCTGCTCGTCACCGCCCTCGTCGCCACCGGCTGCGCTGCCGGAAGCGACCCCGAACCCGAAGGCACGTCGTCGGCCGTCGAAGAGAAGGACCTCGCCCTCGCGGCGGTGTCGGCTCCGAACTCACTCGACCCGGCACAGCTCGTCGATGGGCAGCAGATGTTCGTCTGGTCGTCTGTGCTCGACACGCTGCTTCGCAAAGACCCCGAGAACGGTGAGCTGCTGCCCGGCGCCGCCGAGAAGTGGGAGTACAACGAAGACGGCACGCAGCTGACCCTCACGCTGCGCGAGGGCATGACGTTCAGCTCAGGAGATCTGGTCGATGCTGAGGCCGTCTCGGCCACGCTGCTGCGCTCGAAGGCCACCCCGGGTGCGGTGCAGAGTCGCCTCGCGGCCATGACCGACGCCGTGGCCGAAGATGAGAAGACAGTCGTCATCAGCTTCTCGGCGTTCGATCCGCAGTTCCTCGACAACCTGGCCCAGGGGCCCGGCGCCATCGGCGACCCGGCGACCATGGACGAGGAGCGCACGGCCACGGATCCGATCGGCTCGGGCCCGTTCACCCTCGACGTCGAGAAGACCGTCCCCGGCAGCAGCTACGTGCTGGTCAAGCGGGACGACTACTGGGATGCCGAGAACGTGCCGTTCAAGACGCTGACAGTGAAGGTCCTGCAGGACCCGACCGCCTCTCTCAACGCGCTGCAGGCAGGCGAGCTCAATGCAGCGACCGTGCAGTCGCAGGTGGTCTCGCAGCTCGATGCGAACAAGTTCACGATCACGGTGAACGATGCGGTGGCCGTGGGCTACCTCAACATCCTCGACCGCGCCGGCGAGAAGTTCCCTGCTCTCGGTGACGTGAAGGTCCGTCAGGCCATCAACATGGCGATCGACCGCGAGGGCGTGCTCAAGGGGATCTTCAGCGGAGTGGGCATCGCCACCACGCAGCTGGTCAGCCCGTTCGGCGAGATCTACGACGCGAAGCTGAACGACAAGTACGAGTACGACCCCGAGAAGGGCAAGGAGCTCGTCGAAGAGGCCGGGTACGCCGGCGAATCGTTCCAGATCCCCAGCACCTTCCTCTCGACGACCATCGAGCCCGTCCTCACCCAGGCGTTCGCCGACATCGGACTCACGCTCGAGTGGGTCACGGTGCCGCCGCAGCAGGCACAGGCGGCCGCGCGGTCGGGTGACTACGGCCTGTACTACCAGATCCTCGGATTCAACTCGGATTCCGCCGACCTCGCCACCACCTTCGGGGCGGCCGGATTCGGCAACCCGACCGGCTACACGGATCCGACCCTCGACGAGTACTTCGACGAGATCAACAACACCGTGGAGTTCGCCGACGCGCTTCCTGTCTACAAGGAACTGAACGAGTACGTGGTGGACGAAGCGCTGGTCGCACCCATCGCCTACATCGGAGCGACCTGGGCCACGGCTGACGGCATCAGCTACGTCGGCAAGGCCAACACGCTCTCCACCATCCGCCAGTTCGACGTCACCGAGTGA
- a CDS encoding dipeptide/oligopeptide/nickel ABC transporter permease/ATP-binding protein, which yields MSDERLPPTNTRTVTTPSTELLVTLENAAKARTSTWRRIVRDPQAIGTLGLLALIFLLGVLTPWLAPHGPNDADLAMINAPVGTPGYLLGADEAGRDILSRLLHSINTAAISALIGAGVALAVGVVAGLVGGYFGTVTRATTEWLFNLIMTFPGILLLIILMPVTGGDYRFTMLIFGVLLSPGIYRIVRNLVLGVKNELYVDAARVSGLGNLRILGRHVLFVVRGPIIIAAAFMAGSAIAVQSGLAFLGVGSLQIPSFGAMISSGFRNLYIAPTQFLWPSLLLGVITASLVLLGNSLRDILEGSTPKPAKVGRGQRVLDSAGEATAARSGLLEINDLAIAYPRPSGGLNEVVRGVDLSIARGQIVGLVGESGSGKSQTAFASLGVLPNEAVITRGSIRFDGRELVGLTDAQMRPLRGKEIAYIPQEPMSNLDPSYRVGAQLVEGVRSALGVTRAEASSRVLALLERVGITDPKRTFDSYPHQISGGMAQRVLIAGAVASRPKLLIADEPTTALDVTVQAEILDLLRDLQSELDMAILLVTHNFGVVADLCDRIAVMQNGVIVESGTATEVFAHPTHDYTKMLLGAILDESTVRTDPPVSTPEEGNQR from the coding sequence ATGAGCGACGAACGCCTGCCCCCGACGAACACCCGCACCGTGACGACGCCCAGCACCGAGCTGCTCGTCACTCTCGAGAACGCGGCGAAGGCCCGCACATCGACCTGGCGTCGCATCGTGCGCGACCCGCAGGCGATCGGCACGCTCGGCCTGCTCGCGCTGATCTTCCTGCTCGGGGTGCTCACCCCGTGGCTCGCGCCGCATGGCCCGAACGACGCCGACCTCGCGATGATCAACGCGCCGGTCGGCACGCCCGGGTATCTGCTCGGCGCCGACGAGGCGGGGCGCGACATCCTGTCTCGTCTGCTCCACTCCATCAACACGGCGGCGATCTCGGCCCTGATCGGTGCGGGTGTGGCCCTGGCGGTGGGCGTGGTCGCCGGCCTCGTCGGCGGCTACTTCGGAACCGTGACGCGAGCGACGACCGAGTGGTTGTTCAACCTCATCATGACCTTCCCCGGCATCCTGCTGCTGATCATCCTGATGCCGGTCACGGGAGGCGACTACCGCTTCACGATGCTGATCTTCGGCGTGCTGCTCTCGCCGGGCATCTATCGCATCGTGCGCAACCTCGTGCTCGGGGTGAAGAACGAACTCTACGTCGATGCCGCGCGGGTCTCCGGACTCGGAAACCTCCGCATCCTCGGGCGTCACGTGCTGTTCGTCGTGCGGGGACCCATCATCATCGCCGCGGCCTTCATGGCCGGCTCCGCGATCGCCGTGCAGTCCGGACTCGCCTTCCTGGGCGTCGGATCGCTGCAGATCCCGAGCTTCGGCGCGATGATCTCGTCGGGATTCCGCAACCTCTACATCGCTCCCACGCAGTTCCTCTGGCCGAGCCTCCTGCTCGGGGTCATCACGGCATCGCTGGTGCTGCTCGGCAACTCGCTGCGCGACATCCTCGAGGGATCCACGCCCAAGCCGGCCAAGGTCGGACGAGGCCAGCGCGTGCTCGACAGTGCCGGAGAGGCGACCGCTGCCAGATCAGGACTGCTCGAGATCAACGACCTCGCGATCGCGTATCCGCGCCCCAGCGGCGGTCTGAACGAGGTGGTGCGCGGCGTCGACCTGTCGATCGCGCGCGGCCAGATCGTCGGACTCGTCGGGGAATCGGGGTCGGGCAAGTCCCAGACCGCGTTCGCATCGCTCGGGGTGCTGCCCAACGAGGCGGTCATCACGCGAGGGTCGATCCGCTTCGACGGGCGCGAGCTCGTCGGCCTCACCGACGCGCAGATGCGCCCGCTGCGAGGCAAGGAGATCGCCTACATCCCGCAGGAGCCGATGTCGAACCTCGACCCGTCGTACCGGGTGGGCGCCCAGCTGGTCGAGGGCGTGCGCTCGGCGCTCGGTGTGACGCGTGCCGAGGCATCCTCCCGCGTGCTCGCGCTGCTGGAGCGTGTCGGAATCACCGACCCGAAGCGGACCTTCGACTCATATCCGCACCAGATCTCGGGCGGCATGGCTCAACGCGTGCTCATCGCAGGAGCCGTCGCGAGTCGGCCCAAGCTGCTCATCGCCGACGAGCCGACGACCGCGCTGGATGTCACGGTGCAGGCGGAGATCCTCGACCTGCTGCGCGACCTGCAGTCCGAGCTCGACATGGCGATCCTCCTCGTCACGCACAACTTCGGCGTCGTCGCCGACCTGTGCGACCGGATCGCCGTGATGCAGAACGGCGTAATCGTCGAATCCGGCACCGCGACCGAGGTCTTCGCGCATCCGACGCACGACTACACGAAGATGCTGCTCGGTGCGATCCTCGACGAGAGCACGGTCCGCACGGATCCGCCCGTCAGCACTCCTGAAGAAGGGAACCAGCGATGA
- a CDS encoding ABC transporter permease: MLSYILRRLGAGVVLAILVTLITFLLLSTSFDDVAQAILGTSATPDVVDDLIAEKGWDRPVIVQYFDWLIHAVQGDFGVSVYTSLPVGPSVLQRLAVTLSIIVPALILTVIISVVLGVWAASRGGVVDRIAQGISLIGYIVPGLLLAIVLVVVFAVQLKWLPATGFTPFAEDPGAWVRSITIPVIVLTIGGVANMAAQVRGRMIDELRRDYVRTLRTRGSSTTSIVIKHALRNAASPALTVMSLEFIQMFGGALIIENVFALPGYGSFAFNASLQGDIPVIMGITAFGVLLVTVVNLLTDLANGWLNPKARVR; this comes from the coding sequence ATGCTCAGCTACATCCTCCGCAGACTCGGCGCCGGCGTCGTGCTCGCGATCCTGGTGACCTTGATCACCTTCCTCCTTCTCAGCACGTCGTTCGACGATGTCGCCCAGGCCATCCTCGGCACGTCAGCGACACCGGATGTGGTCGACGACCTCATCGCCGAGAAGGGGTGGGACCGTCCGGTCATCGTCCAGTACTTCGACTGGCTGATCCATGCCGTGCAGGGAGACTTCGGAGTCTCCGTCTACACCTCGCTTCCGGTCGGACCCTCGGTTCTGCAGCGACTCGCGGTCACGCTCTCGATCATCGTCCCCGCGTTGATCCTGACGGTCATCATCTCCGTCGTGCTCGGCGTCTGGGCAGCATCCCGCGGCGGGGTCGTTGACCGCATCGCCCAGGGGATCTCGCTGATCGGCTACATCGTGCCCGGCCTGCTGCTGGCGATCGTTCTCGTGGTCGTCTTCGCCGTGCAGCTCAAGTGGCTCCCTGCGACGGGGTTCACCCCGTTCGCGGAGGATCCGGGGGCATGGGTGCGCAGTATCACGATCCCTGTGATCGTGCTCACCATCGGCGGTGTCGCGAACATGGCGGCGCAGGTGCGCGGGCGCATGATCGACGAGCTCCGACGCGACTACGTCCGCACGCTGCGGACGCGTGGATCCTCGACGACCTCGATCGTCATCAAGCACGCGCTGCGCAATGCGGCGAGCCCCGCGCTCACGGTGATGTCGCTCGAGTTCATCCAGATGTTCGGCGGGGCACTCATCATCGAGAACGTCTTCGCCCTCCCCGGCTACGGCAGCTTCGCGTTCAACGCATCCCTGCAGGGGGACATCCCCGTGATCATGGGCATCACCGCGTTCGGCGTGCTTCTCGTGACCGTCGTCAACCTCCTCACCGACCTGGCCAACGGTTGGCTGAACCCGAAAGCGAGAGTCCGATGA